AGGAACGTACCATGGCACTGCTCTGCAAGCACAGATAGTCCATCTTTAGTCCACAATCGGCAGTCACATCGCATCGCCCTCAATGGCCTAAGACTTGTCCCTTGGGTTTCACAGAACTGTTATTTTTCTTCTGAAAAATCATTTCTCAACCAGTCAATTCCGTCGGACTCGACTTGCCCTCACTCTTCCACTGTACACATCGTCCACGCACGCACTATATATATCCTACCGCTCCAGTGTCCCAAATAGCATTGCCGGTCTCCATCTTATCGTGCGAGCACACCCACGCACGAAATCAAACCAACGCAGCACGATTAGGAAACCCGAGCCATATAAAGAGCTTCGTGCTGCTGCACCACGCGACGACGCTGGACGGCAACCTGCTGGGTGACCGGCGTGCGGGAACGTCGGTACATACGTCACTGTTAGACTACTGTATTCTGTATGGCTACCTGCGTGGTGACCGGTGTGCGGGAACGTGGTGACCTGAGTAGTGTAGTGAGCGTGTGTGCAGTTTTCCCACCCAGCACACACGTCCTCCTCCACGATCATTTTTGACGGAGATTGCTCGGCCATGAAGTGCGGCAACGTCAGCATCTCTGATCCGTTCTGGCTTACCGATGAAGAGACGGGAAGATCCTGCGGTTCAGATCCCTACCCGGACTTCGATGTCGCCTGTACCGACAACAGTTTTCCAACCCTACGGAGCTCTATACCCTTGAACAAAGCTCTATACCCTTGAACAACGGCTTTGCAATCCTCAACATCTCCTACGAGGAACGTAGCTTCTACGCAGTCAACAAGTGCCGTGAGGTGGTCTATAACACCTCAGTCAAGCTGAACGGTCCCTTCAGGATCGCCCCCGTCAACCTGAACCTCATCCTGTACAACTGCACGGAGGAGGACGGAGCAGCGGCCGAGGCACGCCGGGAC
The Aegilops tauschii subsp. strangulata cultivar AL8/78 chromosome 3, Aet v6.0, whole genome shotgun sequence genome window above contains:
- the LOC141042623 gene encoding uncharacterized protein, encoding MKCGNVSISDPFWLTDEETGRSCGSDPYPDFDVAFNKCREVVYNTSVKLNGPFRIAPVNLNLILYNCTEEDGAAAEARRDTGLAQTSVRCGSEWAVLVRAGVQYDPTGKYSS